The region TATTTGGGTTTCTGAAATTATGCTCCAGCAAACTCGAGTAGATACAGTCATTCCTTATTATTTGAATTTTATGAAGCAATTCCCAACGATTAAAGCTTTGTCTGAAGCAGAAGAGGATCGGTTATTAAAAGCTTGGGAAGGGTTAGGATATTATTCCCGTGTTCGCAATATGCAAAAAGCTGCTATTCAGATTATGGAAGATTATGAGGGAGAAATGCCGCGTGATCCAAAAGAAATTATTAAATTGAGCGGAATCGGTCCTTATACAGCCGGTGCTATTGCAAGTATGGCTTTTGGTTTGCCTGAACCAGCTGTTGATGGCAATGTTATGCGTGTGTTAAGCCGTTTATTTGAGATTGACGCAGATATAGCCAAGCCAGCCAGCCGTAAACTATTTGAAGCAGTGATGCGGGAGATCATTGATCCTTATAAACCTGGAGATTTTAATCAAGCTTTTATGGATTTAGGTTCAAGTATTTGCACACCTAAAAATTACCATCCAGAAATGAGCCCAATTAAAGAGTTTAATGCTTCTTATTTGAATGGGACATGGCAAAAATACCCAGTAAAAAGCCGCAAGAAAAAAGCTGTTCCGGTTTACTATACTGGCGTTATCATCAAAAACGAAAAAGACGAATTTTTATTAGAAAAACGACCAGCTAATGGATTATTGGCTAATATGTGGCTA is a window of Carnobacterium mobile DSM 4848 DNA encoding:
- the mutY gene encoding A/G-specific adenine glycosylase; this translates as MTDKKLMDEKETKEVYGIKMWPQEKIERFRATLLSWYDIEKRTLPWRLNNDPYRIWVSEIMLQQTRVDTVIPYYLNFMKQFPTIKALSEAEEDRLLKAWEGLGYYSRVRNMQKAAIQIMEDYEGEMPRDPKEIIKLSGIGPYTAGAIASMAFGLPEPAVDGNVMRVLSRLFEIDADIAKPASRKLFEAVMREIIDPYKPGDFNQAFMDLGSSICTPKNYHPEMSPIKEFNASYLNGTWQKYPVKSRKKKAVPVYYTGVIIKNEKDEFLLEKRPANGLLANMWLFPLLEENLILDGTDLVQGQIQKIESEELQDQVLQQLLIQLDETYGAKPILMKKPFAEVVHIFSHLKWFITVYYGQISSEDRPLPENCHWVSPEQFEKYTFPGPQTKMWQSYLSHFKKI